One window of Burkholderia cepacia GG4 genomic DNA carries:
- the pal gene encoding peptidoglycan-associated lipoprotein Pal yields the protein MSKTTRFAVMAAFALLAGCHHAAKTPENAGMAPTPSSETVATVTADDLNNPNSPLAKRSVYFDFDQYSVKPEYQTLLQAHADYLRSHPSRRVLIQGNTDERGTSEYNLALGQRRSQAVMSALETLGVQASQLEAVSLGKEKPVATGHDEDSWAQNRRADLVYR from the coding sequence ATGAGCAAGACGACGCGGTTTGCGGTCATGGCAGCCTTCGCGCTGCTGGCGGGTTGCCACCACGCGGCGAAAACGCCCGAGAATGCCGGCATGGCACCGACGCCCTCGAGCGAGACGGTCGCCACGGTGACGGCCGACGATCTCAACAATCCGAACAGCCCGCTCGCGAAGCGCAGCGTCTACTTCGATTTCGACCAGTACTCCGTGAAGCCGGAATACCAGACGCTGCTGCAGGCGCACGCCGACTACCTGCGCAGTCATCCGTCGCGCCGCGTGCTGATCCAGGGCAACACCGACGAACGCGGGACGTCCGAATACAACCTCGCGCTCGGCCAACGCCGCTCGCAAGCCGTGATGAGCGCGCTTGAAACGCTGGGCGTGCAGGCCTCGCAACTCGAGGCTGTCAGCCTCGGCAAGGAAAAGCCGGTCGCGACCGGCCACGACGAAGATTCGTGGGCGCAGAACCGTCGCGCCGATCTCGTCTATCGTTGA